GCGATCGGGGTGCACGTCGGCACTCCCGCGAACGGATTGGCCGCCGCCGCCGCCGCTGCGGGCGCCGCCGGCATAGCCATGACCACCGCAAACAGAAGAGCGACGTTGATCGTGCGTCGTGAGCCGGTCATCGTCGGATGATTCGGCGTCGATGGCGCCGCTCCATGCGTGCGGAAAAAAGCAAGCGACAAAGAGGCTGGGCCTTCGCGCGCGAAGGGGCGCCCATGAGTGCTCGAGCGCAATTCCCGGCCGAATCGTCCGACGATGGCAGGTTCGTCCGTCAGCAAGACGCCTTCCGAGATTGGATTTCCGCCGACGGTCGCACCGGCTATCCCGCGGTGGCCGGACGGTATCACCTCTACGTATCATTGGCGTGTCCGTGGGCGCACCGGACGATCATCATGCGCTCACTTCAACGGTTGGAAAAGGTCATCGGCATGACCGTCGTCGACCCGATCCGCGACGACCGCGGCTGGGCCTTTCGAGATGGTCCCGGCTATTCGAGAGATCCGGTGAACGGTTTTGCGTATCTCAGCGAAGCGTATCTCGCGACCGATCCCGCCTACGACGGAAGAGTGACGGTGCCGGCGCTTTGGGATACGGTGACGAAACGGATCGTGAACAATTCCGACGACGACATCTTGCGCATGTTCGAGACCGAATTCTCCGCGCTCGGGCACGGCGATTTCGATTTCTATCCCGCCGCGCTCCGCGCTGCGATCGACGTTCTGAACGAGCGGGTCTACGAGACCGTGAACGACGGCGTGTACCGCGCCGGATTCGCGACCACACAGCGAGCGTATGAATTCGCCGCGCGGCGGGTCTTCGAAACTCTAGACGAACTCGACGCGCGCCTCGCCGACCGGCGGTATCTCTTCGGGCCGGCGCCGGTGGAGACCGATTGGCGCCTGTTCGTCACGCTCGTCCGCTTCGATGCGGTCTACTACGGACATTTCAAATGCAACCTGCGGCGGATCTTGGACTACCGCAATTTGTATGGCTACCTATGCGATCTCTATCAGCTCGATGCGGTGGCCGCGACGGTGAATTTCGACCACATCAAGCGTCACTACTACTTCACGCATGACGATATCAATCCCACGCGGATCGTGCCGATCGGTCCGCTGCAGGACTTGAGCACGCCGCATAGGCGCGAGAAACTCGGGTTAGGAAGTTAGGGAGCGCGGGGACGTTCTACGGGCCGTTCGAGCCCGACGAATTCGCGTCTTGCTGCGCCTGGAGTTGGTCGTTCGCGTCGCCGCTGGCCGAAGTGACGCCCGTGTTGTTCTGCGCTGCGTTTGACTGCTGCGCTCGGCTATCCACCTGGGTCTGTGCCTCGATAGCAAGCGTGCAGTCCGAAGCGTCTTGCTGCTGCGGATGCGATTGGCAGAACGAGATCATGGCCGTGCGGTCGCCGTTGTGCGCGACCCAATACTGAACGGTCGATTTATCGTTCGGATCGTTCGAGGTACCCGCCGGTTGGAAATACGACTTGGCCGCGAAGCCGATGATGGCGACGACGACGAGTAGGCTGATCAAACTGAAGGCTCTCATGAAGTAAGGTATCGGCACGATAGCGGGCTGGTATGTGCCGTTGTGATGGTCGTCACGCGTTCGGGGCCGCGCGGGACCCCGACTCCGGCACGCTATTCCTGCCAAATTTTCACCGCAAATCGCTGCGTTTATAAGGGTTTTTGGGCTGCTTTGGGTAACCGGAAGGCCATAGACGGCGTACGCATGCGTCCATCGGCGCCGCATTTTCACCGTGCAACTTCCAATTATCAGAGAGAGGCGACACCGTGGCAAAAGCAATGACCAAGACCGAAGTCATCAAAGAGTTGGCGACAAAGGTGAAGGTCGACCGCAAGACAGCAATCGCGTTCATGGAACAAGTGGTCGCGCTCGCGGTCAAGGAAACGAAGAAAAACGGCCAGTTCCAGATTCCTGGTCTCGGCAAAGCCGTCAAGGCCGCCCGCAAGGCACGCATGGGTCGAAACCCGGCCACCGGTGAGGCCATCAAGATCGCGGCGAAGACCGTCGTGAAATTTCGCTTAGCGAAAGCATTCAAAGACGCCATCGTCCCGCCGAAGGCGAAAAAGAAATAATCTAGCCCAAGATTCTCCACGCGTCGCGGCGCACGATATGCCGCGGCGCTTTTTCTTGCTGTTTCGAACTACTAGAAGCGAGATATTACGGCAATCCGGCGGTGGAGCCGCATCGGATGTGGGTATAATGCAGCAAAGCGGAAGTCCCGCTTATGGTTACTGCTTCAAGGAGTCACTCACCGATGAAACCCATCCATCAGATAATCGCTTCGACCGCAGTGGCGCTCGCCGTTGGCCTGCCGATGGCAGCGTCTGCCGCGCCAGTGTATTTGAACGCCGGCGCCATGGTCACGTCGAAGATCAATCAGACCATCGACTCCGGCAGCGCCCACGTCGGAGACAGATTCAGCCTTACCATGACCACGCCATTCCCTAACGGCGACGGCCAATATGGCAATGCTCAACTTTACGGTCACATCGTGCAAGTGGTTGCCGCAGGCCAGGGCAAGAACGCGGCTTTGGCATTCACCGTCGACCGAATGGTATTGAACAACGGACGTCAGGGCAACGTTTCGATGCAACTGCAGTCGCAAGAAACGCAGCGCCATAACAACCTGAGCAACGTCGCCTTGACGGCGGTTGCAGGCATGTTTGTCGGAAACATGATCGGAAAGACCGTCTTCAAATCGAGTCTAGGCGGCGCGGCTGGCCTTATCGCAGGCGCGCTGTACGCGAACAACAAGAAGACCAACGTGTCACTGCAGCAGGGCTCGGTCGTCGTCACCGAAGTCCGTCAGCGAGTTGCGCTGAACTTCCCGGCTAACACCGCGCGAGTCAACCACTAACCAAAGCTGGACCATTCTGTAGGAGGGTGAGCAACGCTCACCCTTTTTTATAAAAAGGGGGGCAAGCGATGCTTGCCCTCCTACACATTTTAGTTAGCGGTTGTGGTCGTTGTCGTTGTCACCGTCGCCTTGATTCGGGTGATGATGCTTATCCCGTCCGTAGGCGTGCCCGAGCGGATGTCCTGAATAGAGACGGGCGTTTTGATTGCAGCGCGGTCCGTTGCCGTCGTACCCGCACGCAGTGCGGCCGTCGTTGCTAGGATAGTACACTCTGCCGTTTGGATAGACGACGCGCCCGTCGCCGTAGACTATGCCGCCGTTCGCCGTTCGTCCGACGACCGAATTTGCCGCAACTTTTTTGTGTTCGTAATTATTGTAAAGAATGATCGCCGTCAGCGCGGCGACAGCGCCGAGGACGATATTGCGCGTGCTCGCCTGACCGGGCGTTTCGGCCGCCGCCGGACCGACGATTGTCAAGCCGAGCGACGCGACCAAGGCTATCGCGATCAAGATCGCGGGAATCGAAAACCTTCGAGTGGTTGATTGAGCCAGCATGTCTCTCTCCCAAGATGACTTTAGTTCGCACCCTGGGCCGAAAACGTAATCCGTTGCGGCGACGTTGCGGCGTTGCGCTCGAGGCGGTCTTAGTGTGCGCCCGCTTAGTCAGGCCGGCGCGGACGCATCAAGTCGTTTAGCATCCTGTACGTCAGGTCATCCGGTGCGAACAGACCGGCAGTCGAATGAAGTCAACCGTCTAGATTTCCGGAGGCATCCAGTTCCAGGCCGTACAAAGAACGCGTCAGCCGCAAGGCCGTATGGAACCGTGAGACCGCTCTCCTCGAAAGGTTCTTTATTTTGGCTTCGCCGACCGCGTCCACCACTTCCGACAATCGTCTCGAACTGACGTGGCGCGGAATCGTCCTTGGCGCCGCGATCACGCTCGTGTTCACCGCGGCAAACATCTATCTCGGTCTTAAAGTCGGGCTGACGTTCGCGTCGTCGATTCCGGCCGCCGTCATTTCTATGGCGGTATTGCGAGCGTTCAAGGGCGCCACGATCTTCGAGAACAACATCGTTCAGACCGTGGCGTCGGCGGCGGGCACGCTCTCTAGCATCATCTTCGTCCTGCCCGGCCTCGTGATGATCGGTTGGTGGACCGGATTTCCATACTGGGAGTCGTTTGGCGTGTGCGCGCTGGGTGGCATCCTCGGCGTGATGTACAGCGTGCCGCTGCGCCGCGCCCTCGTGTCGGAATCTGATCTGCCCTACCCCGAAGGCGTCGCCGCCGCCGAGGTGCTGAAAGTCGGCGTTGGAGCGAGCGGCGAAACCGCGGAGTCGGTCGAGGAAAACAAACGCGGACTGCTGGCGCTTTCTCTCGGCGCGCTCGCCTCGGCCGGATATGCCGCGGTCGCCGCCGCGCGCATCTTCACCGACACGATCGCGGGTTATTTCCGGATAGGCGCAAGCGCGACCGGATTCGGCATGTCGATGTCGCTCGCGCTCGTCGGCGCGGGTCACCTCATCGGGCTTTCGGTCGGCCTCGCGATTCTGACGGGGCTCGTCATCTCGTGGGGCATCCTGACGCCGTTGCTCACCGCGCTGCATCCGGTAGCCGGCGACGCCGCCACAGTCGCGTTGACGGTCTTCAGGCAACAAGTCCGCTTCATCGGTGCGGGCACGATCGGCATTTCGGCTATTTGGGCGCTTGGCAGGCTCGCAAAGCCCGTGTACTCCGGTGTGCTCTCATCTCTGGCGGCGTCGCGGCACCTCGCGTCGACAAAAGGCGATGCCAGCGGGCTGCCGCGAACCGAGCGCGATTTGCCCATCGGCACGGTCGCGCTCATCAGCCTCGGTTGTTTCGTGCCGCTCGCGATCTTGTTCGCGTACTTTCTCAACGGGAGTGCGATCGCGTCGCTGGCGGTGCCGCTGGTCATCGCGGGCGTGCTGTACGTCGTCGTCGCCGGCTTCTTTGTCGCGGCTGCTTGCGGATATATGGCCGGCCTGATCGGTTCGTCCAATAGTCCGGTTTCCGGACTCGGCATTCTGAGCATCATCGGGGCGGCGCTGCTCCTGTTAGCCATCGCGAAGGTCGCCGGCGCCGCCGGTGCGCCGGCGCTCGTCGCTTACGCGCTCTTCGTCACGGGCGTCGTACTCTGCGTCGCCTCGATATCGAACGACAACTTGCAGGATCTCAAGACCGGCCAACTCGTCGACGCGACCCCGTGGCGCCAACAAGTGTCGCTGGTCGCGGGCGTGATCTTCGGCTCCCTCGTCATTCCGCCCATTTTGGATCTATTGAACAAAGCGTACGGTTTTGGAGGCGGCCCGCATTCGCTGCCGGCCCCGCAGGCCACGTTGATCTCAGCGTTGGCCAACGGCGTGATACGCGGGCAGATAGACTGGGGATTGATCGGGGTCGGCGTGCTGATCGGCATCGTCATCATCGCGGTCGACGAAGTGCTGCGCGCGACCCGAGGACTGCAATTGCCTCCGCTGGCCGTGGGGCTCGGCATCTATCTGCCGGCCACGACCACTTCCGCGGCGGTGATCGGCGCCGTGGTGGGCTGGGCGTACAATCGCTTCGTGGCACAGCGGCCGAACGGCGACGTCGCGAAGCGGCTCGGCGTCTTGGTGGCCTCGGGATTGATCGTCGGCGAAAGCCTCTTCGGAGTGCTGCTCGCCGGCGTCATCGTCGCCACCGGAAAGGCGACGCCGTTCGCGCTCGTCGGCGACGCCTTTCAGAATATCGCGACACCGCTCGGCGGCGTGGTGTTCGCGCTCTTGATCTTCGTCTTGTACAGGCGCAGCGCGCAGCTCGCGCAGCGCGTGCGGGACTAGGTCCGGCTGTCCGTTCGCTGCGTCAGTTCAGCTTGATGCAATCCAATCCGTTGTTGTCGTCGCCCGGCGGATCTCCGTTAGAAAATCTGATCGTGGTCCTGGTCGACGGCGCGGTGATCGTGGTCGTGAACGCCTTCCAGACCTGAACGGTGCCGCCGGCACCCTTTTTATTCTTGGCCGAGAACACGTGCACGTCGTTCACGTACACCTTTACCGTGCTCGTCGTTCCGAATATTCCGTTAGGGTCGACGACATTGCCGACAGAAAAACTCAGCGCATGCTGGCTGCCCATCACGGTCGTTATCGTTTGCTGGACGCCGTTCCCAAGGGTCTCTATGCCGGTGAGGTCGATGAATTGGTTGCCGCATCCGGCTGGAAACGAAAAACCATTTTGCGTGAAGGTGCCGCTGACGATTCCGACATCGCCTCCCGGACCCGTCACCGTCCACTTCGAAAACGTCGATCCGACGTTGAATACGGTAAAGCCCCCGACCGGCACAAGCGGCGTCTCAAAGGAACCGTCTTTCAGCAGATTCGGCAGATCGGGCGTCTCTGCGGCGATCTGAGAACGGCTGTTCTGCAGTCCGTCACGCGCCGGTCCGACCTGAGCGGGAGTCACCGAAGCCGAGCAGGCTGAGACCAAGATCGCGCCGGCGAGCACCGCCGTCGAACCTATGCCACGAAGCAGCATAGAGTGCATCCTCCAATCGTCAAGAAAGAGAGCGCGGCTGTGCCGCCGGCTGGCGGCACAGCGCCGTCTAGCTAGCGAATTCCTAACTCAACCTTTAGGTTTTTCGTTGTCGCAATTGATCATCCAGTCGATGCCGTATCTGTCGGTCAGCATACCGAATTTTGCGCCCCAAAAAGAATCCGAGAACGGCATATCGATTTTGCCGTTTTTCGCGAGGGCATCCCATACGCGTTGCGCATCGTCGACGTTCTTCGTGCCGAGAGACAGCGAGATGCGCCCTTCTCCGTATTGCGTCGTCGGACGGGAATCGGATGCCATGAACTTTATCGACGGCGACTGGAAATTCGCATGCATGACCCTCTCGCCGTCTCCGGCGGGCATGCCCGCTTCCGGCGGCGCGTCCTTCCAGCGACTGATCGAAGTGATCTCGCCGCCAAACACGCCTTTGTAAAAATTCAACGCTTCTTCGCAGTTGCCGCTGAAAAACAGATAGGGTTCAAGTTCCATGTTGTCGCCTCCTCATCAAAGTCAGTTGCGAGGAGCGCGAGTTTGAGTGAATCGGAAGCGACTCCTTCGAGCGCCCGACACGGCCGCAGATTAGCCGCGAAGTTCCGTCTGCGCGATGATCTCAAGCGGTGAAACCGTGAGCCCTCCGGCAGAGACCCGGTCGGTCTGTTCCGTATAGTGCTTGAAGTAGTCGCGCTCGCCTAGTTCTTTGACGGCTTGATCGTCGGCGACCGCGGCGAGATGATAGTACTCAGAATCATCCTTGGACTTCATGCATCGATACGAGATCTTTCCCTTCAGCTCGGGGTCGCTCTCCAATGCAGTGATGAACCGCTTTACTTCCTTATGCCACTCTTCTTGCGAACCCGTCTTGAATTGATACTTGATCAGAAAATACTTCATGGCTCCTCTTTCATGCAGCGAATGGCCCTGACCCTCGTCCTATACGCCTGACCGAGCGGAGAATCGTCCACGATATTCGCCAGGCGTCATGCCGAAGCGTTGCTTGAACGCCTTGGTGAACCCGGAGACTGAGTCAAATCCAAGCGACGTCGCGATCGCGCTCATCTTTTCGTCCCCCGAACTCAAGTGTGCGCCGGCCGCGCTGAGCCGGACGCGCGTGAGATAGTGCAACGGCGCGTCGCCATCGACGCCGCCGGCAAGATCTACGTGTCCGATTTTCGCAACAACGTGATCCATGTCTTCGCGAGCGGCGCAACCGGCGACGGCGCACCGGTTCGCACGATCTCCGGCGCCCACACGAAGCTCGACTCTCCGTGCGGAATGGGGTTCGACTCCGCCGGTTACCTATACGTGGCGAACTACCTCTCCCCGACCAGCCCGATCGTCGAGTTTTCCATGACCGCCAACGGGAACGTCGCTCCGATCGCAACCCTTGGCGGCAGCCACACCGGTCTCGGCGGCGTGTTCAGCGTGAATCTCGATCCTGGAGATCGCATCATCGCCGGGAACAATAGCGCAACATCGGTCAGGGTCTTCGCCGCGGGAGCGCACGGCAACGTCGCACCGGTGGCGACGATCTCTGGATCTAAGACGAAGTTCACGTACGTCACGTCGACGGGCGTGGATTCGAACGGCCTTATCTACGTCGCCAATGCCAAAGTGAGCACAGGCGTCGACGAGATCCTCGTCTTTGCGAAGAACGCCAACGGCAACGTCGCGCCGCTCGCGAATATCACCGGTTCGAACACGCAATTGGACGAGCCGTTCAACCCAACCGTGCACTGACGGGCAGTGTGAGTTTTACTCCTCGGGCTCCAAGATACCAAACGTCGCGCCCTGCGGATCCCGCACTATCGCAAAACGGCACATGCCGGGGACGGGTGTCGTTCCCATGATGATGCGCCCGCCCAGCCGCTTCACCTTTGCGACGCTCTTCGCGCAATCCGACACTTGCCAGTAAGTCACCCAGCTCGGCGGAAGTTTTTTCATCGGCGAAGGCCACATTCCGCATACGTTTTTCTTGCCAAGCTTGAAGAGATGGTATTCGTTTCCGCCATATTCTTCGCCGCTCGTCTTCCAGCCGAAGACCTTGGCATAGAACTTCCCGGCAGCAGCCGGCTTCGACGTGTTTAGATCGTGCCAGCAGACCGTGCCGGGCGTGTCGTTCAATTCCGCCCCCTTGCGTTTGCCCGGTTGCCAAATCGCAAACGCTGCGCCGGCCGGATCCTGGAGCACGGCCATGCGACCCTTGTCCATGACATCCGTCGGCGCAGCGCAGATCTTGCCGCCCGCGGTCTTCGCTTTCTTCGCCGTGTCGGCAACGCTCTTGACGGAGATATAGGGAAGCCACACCGGCGGGGCTTTCTTCTGCTCGGACGCCATTGGATATAGCCCGCACGTGTCTTTGCCGTCGACGCTCAGTATCGAATATTTCGCGTCACCCGCCCCCATTGGAAAATCTGTCATTTTCGAGCCAAAAATGGAACGATAGAATTTCTTCGCACTTGCGACATTCGTCGTTCCTAGATCGGTCCAACAATATTCGCCGGGACTATATTTTCTGACAACAGCCATTCGGGTTTCACCTTTCAGTCCGACAACAAGCGTTTCTTTCGTCCTCGCCTCTTGCAGTCGAGAGGCGGTATCCCTCCCGCTCATTGATTTCGTAGGAGGGACGCCATCTAACGCTCGGCGACTACGGTTCCGGTTGTGACCCTCCGCACAAATATGAACGAGCAGTTGTACGCTATGCGACTACCCAGGACATCGGCGGCAGTAAAGTAACGTAACAATCCGGATTAGTAGGATCAGCTCGACGATAACTCGTCGCCCGCATCACGTGACAATAATCTGGCAAATCCCCAAGCAATCGAAAGAGGACGTACCATGGCCTACCAAACCGTCAACCCGTTTGACGGAAAAACCATCAAGAAATTCGACGAGATCTCCGACCGGGAACTCGAGACGAAAATCGCCGCAGCTGCGGCATGTTATGAGACCTGGCAGCACAAGACGTACGCCGAGCGCGCGATCATCGTGGCCAAGGCGTCCGCGATCATGGCCGACAGAGTCGACGAGTTCGCGCGTCTGATGACGCTCGAGATGGGCAAACGCATCGACGAGGCACGCGGCGAGGTCACGTTCAGCTCGAATATCCTCGCCTACTATGCGAAGAACGCCGAGCGGTTTCTGGCGCCGGTGAAGTTGAATCCAGCCATCGGAGAAGCCCACATGGAGAGCAGTCCGATCGGGGTTATATTCGGCGTAGAACCATGGAATTTTCCTTACTACCAACTTGCACGGGTTGCGGGTCCTCACCTGATGGCCGGCAACGTGTTGATCGTGAAACACGCGGGCTGCGTGCCGCAGTGCGCGATCGCTTTTGAAAAGCTTTGGATCGAGGCAGGTGCGCCGGCAGGCTTGTACACCAACCTGCTGATCTCACATGCCCAGTCGGAACGTCTCCTCGATGACGTACGAATCAAGGGCCTTGCGTTGACCGGCAGCGTCGCGGCCGGCAGAAGCCTCGCCGCAAAGGCCGGTCAGAACATCAAGGTCTCCTCGATGGAGCTCGGAGGCAGTGACGCCTTCATCGTTCTCGAAGATGCCGATCTCGAGCACACCGTCAAATGGGCGGTCTGGGGTAAGATGTACAACACCGGACAGACATGCTGCGCGGCCAAACGATTTATCGTCGTCGATGAGCTCGCGGACAAGTTCATGGAGAAATTCCGGTCGGCGCTCGCTGCGCTCGAGCCGGGCGATCCGATGGACGAGAACACGACCCTTGGTCCGTTGTCGACCGAATCCGCCTTGGTCGATCTGCTGAAACAGGTCGATGGAGCGGTCTCAAACGGCGCGAAACTGCTGCTCGGTGGCAAGCGCATCGATCGCGCGGGATCGTTCATGGAACCGACAATTCTGACAGACATCAAGCCGGAGAACCCAGCGTTCAGAGAAGAATTTTTTGGTCCCGTCGCGCTTTTCTTCCGGGTCAAGAACGAAGAAGAGGCCATCGCGCTCGCCAACGATTCCGATTTTGGGCTGGGCGGCTCGGTCTTCACCAACGACGAAGCGCGCGGGCAGCGCGTCGCAAGCCGCGTCGACACGGGAATGATGTTCGTCAACAACATCTCTTGGTCGGATGCGGAGCTGCCGTTCGGCGGCATCAAGGACTCCGGTTACGGGCGCGAACTCGGTAACATGGGAATTCAGGAGTTCGTCAACAAGAAGCTCGTCCGATTCGGCAAGATCGAAGCACCGGCGATCGTGCCGGAAAAAGTCTTAGTAGGGAGCGCAAAGTGATGACCCCGAATTCAAGCACCCTCCTGACCCCCGTAGCCCCGCCGAAGAACGGCGGGGTCGCATCGACGATGAAAGCGCTTGTCTATCTCGGAGACGGTAAGAAGGCGTATCAAGACGCGCCGAAGCCGACGATTACCGCGCCAACCGATGCGATCGTCAAGATCGTCAAGACGACGATTTGCGGAACCGACTTGCACATACTCAAAGGAGACGTACCGACAGCCCAACCCGGGCGGATT
The window above is part of the Candidatus Eremiobacteraceae bacterium genome. Proteins encoded here:
- a CDS encoding VOC family protein, translating into MSGRDTASRLQEARTKETLVVGLKGETRMAVVRKYSPGEYCWTDLGTTNVASAKKFYRSIFGSKMTDFPMGAGDAKYSILSVDGKDTCGLYPMASEQKKAPPVWLPYISVKSVADTAKKAKTAGGKICAAPTDVMDKGRMAVLQDPAGAAFAIWQPGKRKGAELNDTPGTVCWHDLNTSKPAAAGKFYAKVFGWKTSGEEYGGNEYHLFKLGKKNVCGMWPSPMKKLPPSWVTYWQVSDCAKSVAKVKRLGGRIIMGTTPVPGMCRFAIVRDPQGATFGILEPEE
- a CDS encoding VOC family protein, with product MELEPYLFFSGNCEEALNFYKGVFGGEITSISRWKDAPPEAGMPAGDGERVMHANFQSPSIKFMASDSRPTTQYGEGRISLSLGTKNVDDAQRVWDALAKNGKIDMPFSDSFWGAKFGMLTDRYGIDWMINCDNEKPKG
- a CDS encoding HU family DNA-binding protein, whose amino-acid sequence is MAKAMTKTEVIKELATKVKVDRKTAIAFMEQVVALAVKETKKNGQFQIPGLGKAVKAARKARMGRNPATGEAIKIAAKTVVKFRLAKAFKDAIVPPKAKKK
- a CDS encoding helix-turn-helix transcriptional regulator; translation: MHYLTRVRLSAAGAHLSSGDEKMSAIATSLGFDSVSGFTKAFKQRFGMTPGEYRGRFSARSGV
- a CDS encoding glutathione S-transferase family protein, encoding MSARAQFPAESSDDGRFVRQQDAFRDWISADGRTGYPAVAGRYHLYVSLACPWAHRTIIMRSLQRLEKVIGMTVVDPIRDDRGWAFRDGPGYSRDPVNGFAYLSEAYLATDPAYDGRVTVPALWDTVTKRIVNNSDDDILRMFETEFSALGHGDFDFYPAALRAAIDVLNERVYETVNDGVYRAGFATTQRAYEFAARRVFETLDELDARLADRRYLFGPAPVETDWRLFVTLVRFDAVYYGHFKCNLRRILDYRNLYGYLCDLYQLDAVAATVNFDHIKRHYYFTHDDINPTRIVPIGPLQDLSTPHRREKLGLGS
- a CDS encoding oligopeptide transporter, OPT family; protein product: MASPTASTTSDNRLELTWRGIVLGAAITLVFTAANIYLGLKVGLTFASSIPAAVISMAVLRAFKGATIFENNIVQTVASAAGTLSSIIFVLPGLVMIGWWTGFPYWESFGVCALGGILGVMYSVPLRRALVSESDLPYPEGVAAAEVLKVGVGASGETAESVEENKRGLLALSLGALASAGYAAVAAARIFTDTIAGYFRIGASATGFGMSMSLALVGAGHLIGLSVGLAILTGLVISWGILTPLLTALHPVAGDAATVALTVFRQQVRFIGAGTIGISAIWALGRLAKPVYSGVLSSLAASRHLASTKGDASGLPRTERDLPIGTVALISLGCFVPLAILFAYFLNGSAIASLAVPLVIAGVLYVVVAGFFVAAACGYMAGLIGSSNSPVSGLGILSIIGAALLLLAIAKVAGAAGAPALVAYALFVTGVVLCVASISNDNLQDLKTGQLVDATPWRQQVSLVAGVIFGSLVIPPILDLLNKAYGFGGGPHSLPAPQATLISALANGVIRGQIDWGLIGVGVLIGIVIIAVDEVLRATRGLQLPPLAVGLGIYLPATTTSAAVIGAVVGWAYNRFVAQRPNGDVAKRLGVLVASGLIVGESLFGVLLAGVIVATGKATPFALVGDAFQNIATPLGGVVFALLIFVLYRRSAQLAQRVRD
- a CDS encoding DUF642 domain-containing protein, with protein sequence MLLRGIGSTAVLAGAILVSACSASVTPAQVGPARDGLQNSRSQIAAETPDLPNLLKDGSFETPLVPVGGFTVFNVGSTFSKWTVTGPGGDVGIVSGTFTQNGFSFPAGCGNQFIDLTGIETLGNGVQQTITTVMGSQHALSFSVGNVVDPNGIFGTTSTVKVYVNDVHVFSAKNKKGAGGTVQVWKAFTTTITAPSTRTTIRFSNGDPPGDDNNGLDCIKLN
- a CDS encoding NAD-dependent succinate-semialdehyde dehydrogenase, which produces MAYQTVNPFDGKTIKKFDEISDRELETKIAAAAACYETWQHKTYAERAIIVAKASAIMADRVDEFARLMTLEMGKRIDEARGEVTFSSNILAYYAKNAERFLAPVKLNPAIGEAHMESSPIGVIFGVEPWNFPYYQLARVAGPHLMAGNVLIVKHAGCVPQCAIAFEKLWIEAGAPAGLYTNLLISHAQSERLLDDVRIKGLALTGSVAAGRSLAAKAGQNIKVSSMELGGSDAFIVLEDADLEHTVKWAVWGKMYNTGQTCCAAKRFIVVDELADKFMEKFRSALAALEPGDPMDENTTLGPLSTESALVDLLKQVDGAVSNGAKLLLGGKRIDRAGSFMEPTILTDIKPENPAFREEFFGPVALFFRVKNEEEAIALANDSDFGLGGSVFTNDEARGQRVASRVDTGMMFVNNISWSDAELPFGGIKDSGYGRELGNMGIQEFVNKKLVRFGKIEAPAIVPEKVLVGSAK